The DNA window cacccaacatgttcagaggacatggtgttcagagaacatgtagctagcttgggtttaaggaaaagcctaaaatattcctggacaaaagaagacccaaagataagtatctatttcagaacagagtagtgagttgtagctgttaagtctatcggcaatggaccgtgacgatgagacatgctctatgagctaatctgtaatggaatgaacaaaagcaaatgacatgaaagtgaaagatggaatgagatcaagggggagaatgttagttgatctctaccaataggcccaacggcctattgggcccttatctcggctccctgatcgggggagcccaaccctaatccggttggtgggcccctgtcgcacagcacacataaaaggaaggtgggggtgagggctcggactatgaggttcactggagccgccacacccacctacagaaaccctaataccgatctaaagccgtgctgccagcgacgggatggccCACCGACTCCGCCTCTGCCTCGCTCCTGCAAGTCACCACCGGCCACTGGacctcgccaccgagccggagttgcctcgacaccggcgtccgCGAGGTCACAGCGCAACCGCGCACGGCGAATGGGATGTCAcccggatctacgggttacacacagAAAGGTACACACCATATCGATCCTATCACCCAGTGGTCCACCACAAAGCCCCTGATTTCCATCAATCCACAAAGCTGTCACATTCTTGAAGATTCCTTTTGTTGGCACCTCACCCTTTAGATGGTTAAATGACAAATCTAGTTGCTCAAGGAACTGTAGGCCACTAAGAGCTACTGGTATTGACCCAGTCAGGTTATTATGAGATAAGTTGAGAATATTTAGGTTACTTATATTACCAAGCAAAGGCGGGATGCTTCCACTGAAAAAATTATTTCCCTGCTCGATAATTTGCAAACTTTCACAATTACCCAAAGTACTAGGTATCTCTCCAGACAGATTGTTTGATGAGATTTCCAAATATGTGAGTTGTTTGGCATTCCCAATGTCGGCATGAAGTGGTCCATGTAGGCTGTTAAAGGATAAGCTAATTCTCACTATTGTTGGAATTGCAAAGATTTCTTTCGGTACAGTGCCATGCAGATTGTTGAAAGAAATGAGCAGTGCCTGAAGCACTTGGAGGTTCCCTAGGCTTGGCGGTATCTCTCCATTTAACTGGTTCGATTCTAGAGCGAGCGACACCAATTGAGACAGGTTTGAGAAGGATGATGGAATGGGCCCTGTAAAGAAATTGTTGGTTAACTGTACTACTTGCAGACTGTTAAGAGTCCCAAGCCACTCTGGAAGCACACTGGTGAATTTATTGTCAAACAAACTGACAGTGACTAGGTTGCGAAGGTTTGCTATACCAGAAGGAAAATCCCCTGTGAGTTGGTTTCCTCCCAAGTATAGACCCTGGAGCTGACTGGAAAGATTACCTACAGAATTCGGCACTTTACCCGTTAGATAGTTATATCCTACCGAGAATGCATTTAGACCAGTGCAATTGGCTAAGCTGTCCATAAACCTCCAGTCTTGTTTGTTTTGCGCTTGGAGATTATTGCGTTCAAGATTTAGCTTTGATAGTTTAGAAAGTTTTCCAAAGGAGCTAGGCACCACGCCTGTGAAGTTATTGCCTGATATATCAATAACGATCAGTTTGGAAGCATTTGTCAAAGAAGATGGCATATGCCCATGAAAGAAGTTGGCATCCAACAATATTACCTCAAGATCAGGCAGAGAGTTACCGATACCAGATGGTACAACACCAGAGAAATTGTTTACAGCAAGTGAAAGTTTAGCTAGATTTGAAAGATTCAGGACTGCCTGTGGAAACTGACCAGACAACTGATTGATACTGACGCGGAGGATCCGCAGCCCCAGCAAGTTTGCCATTTGGAATGTTCCCCTCGATTTCATTCATGGCACAGCTAAAGAATTGTAGCCTTGTGAGATTGGCAACAGAATCAGGGATGGTTCCAGTTTGTGGTGAGGTCAAGACTCTCAAGGCTCTGAGGAAGATCTGCATAAATCTGTCCGGTTAGTTGGTTGTTTGCCAGCCATAGCACCGTTAGTTTTGAGCAGTTTGCAAGAGCTGGTATCCTTCCTTGGAGCGTGTTATTTTGCAAGGTGAGGATTTGAAGGCGATTCAGGTGACCTAGGGACATAGGGATCTCTCCGCTGAATGAATTAGCCGATAGGACAAGGACTTTCAGGAATGTTAGGTTCCCAAGTGAAGGGGATATTTACCCCACTAGACCTCGATTAGTGAGGTTAAGAGAAGTGACACGACTTGGGTTCTTGACTGAACACAGGACACCTTCCCAACTGCAGAGATGGGTGCTGCCATTCCAAGACATCAAAGCTTGCTGTGGATCAAGACTTATTGTCTTTTTGAACTCCAGTAGTGAGAGCCTATCTTTGTAGTTTCCATTGGAAGAGCAGATGACAACATGTGTGCAGCTCGCTATTATTATCACCAAGAAACACTGTCCGACTGTAGTAGGCTTCATGGCCGCTTTTGCTACCCTGGTTTAATAGACCATGGTTATGTGCATacacagaaaaaaaaatcagGTAACAATGAACCAAACTCCATTTAGCAAGTTTGAGGCACTGGATATGCAAATTTGAAGCTCGAAACTTAGATGACACCACTGCGCAAGTTTAGTTACTGAACCCAACATGTTAGATTCACGTCAGCACTGAGTTAGTATTCCAAGTCGGCGTATAGAGTGGGTCAAAACCTATTTGCACTAGTACGGAATCTCATGACAAGTTAAGGGAaccataaataaaaaaaaatgaagTTTGATATCTAGATGCCACGTCTTTCGGATTTAGAAACCACCACTGTATTTTACTCATTTTGTTATGTTGTGGGCTTCTGCCGCTTGAGATACGAACTAGAGAAATCGAAAACCATATTCATTTTCATGTGTTGTTGATTGCGTGTATTGTTTTTTCCTGTTGAATTTTCCTTCTTCTACCCATGTTGTCAGCTTTGCCGTTAACCCTTATTAATTAACACAGTAACATATATGTTCTCCAGTCGCAGAGGCAGGAAAAAAACATATATGTTTTCTACTCCCTCTATCGTAAAATATAAGTAttgaagcattcaaaatttggccCAAATTACAAAGTATTCTAGATGAATTAACTACCCCAAAGTCCCAATCATATGTGTGCCTGTCACTAGTGCCTACACCAAGCTTCAAATATGGTAAGTGCAAAGTTTTTCTATAGTTAAGAGAGGGTTACATGCATCATTTGTATTACCTCATATGATATGTCCTAAAATTCCTAAGGTAGGGAGTAACAAGCTGCCGATGATCGGCATGCAGCGTGGATTTGTTTCCTTTTTTTCAACATAATCTGATGGCCACACGAATGAGAGACAATCAAGATTCAAGAGAGCTTTAACAAGTGTGATGATGCTTACATGCACTTAGACGTCGGCCAATGGGGGGAGGAGGAGACCTGAAGAATGTTGCACTATTCACCCAGGTAGGCAGCCAACACCGGGCGTCACTACTGGAAaactgtactttgccgagtggctgagactttgccgagtgctttttatcgggacactcggcaaagaaaaattttgccgagtgccgcactcggcaaaatcaagcactcggcaaaggtggctttgccgagcgccatgcactcggcaaagcctggctctcggcaaatctaggctttgccgagtgccgcggcactcggcaaaagtcccactcggcaaaaggtggccgtCCCGTGACGGCGGGCATCTGCcgtcagactttgccgagtgcctaacggatggcactcggcaaatttttttttattatttttaaaaacttattttgccgagtgtaaaccttaggcactcggcaaaatttttttttttaattttttaaaacttattttgccgagtgccagcgtcaggcactcggcaaaaaaaaaattatttttgaaaatcagctttgccgagtgccttctgggccggcactcggcaaagcccactttgccgagtgcccccccatggcactcggcaaaattttttttttttttttgattttgggcccaaatttttttctgtggccttgtgacagtatttaaaactctattttaaaatttggggcaattttgactttttttgatatatttcataagtttatttcgtttcgtctaattgtttgggatatttcaaatttaaactgcaggtacatggaataatggactttggtcatccaaaaattgatactcatgatatttagggtatgtttaggccgtatccagaaagtcacatgaaatctcgagtatctcgttgacgtaacatgtcgatgtacttgccggaaatgtgattttaaattatataaaatgcaaacgaagtccgaaaatcatgaaacttgtcgaggcgtcgtgttatcacatgtggagatgtctgggtttttggcatccgacgtcacaatttGCTCGAAACCTTTAaaattttttaccacaacctccacatgtgataacacgacgcctcgacaagtttcatgattttcggacttcgtttgcattttatataatttaaaatcacatttccggcaagtacctcgacatgttacgtcaacgagatactcgagatttcatgtgactttctggatacggcctaaacataccctaaatatcatgagtatcaatttttggatgaccaaagtccattattccatgtacctgcagtttaaatttgaaatatcccaaacaattagacgaaacgaaataaacttatgaaatatatcaaaaaaagtcaaaattgccccaaattttaaaatagagttttaaatactgtcacaaggccacagaaaaaatttgggcccaaaatcaaaaaaaaaaaattttgccgagtgccatggggggcactcggcaaagtgggctttgccgagtgccggcccagaaggcactcggcaaagctgattttcgaaaataaaaaatttttttgccgagtgcctgacgctggcactcggcaaaataagttttaaaaaattaaaaaaaattttgccgagtgctcaaggggcttacactcggcaaatttttttttttaaataaaaacgcCGGCCCAAAATCCCCCCACCCCCAGTACCCTAGCCGCCTGCTCTGTCCCGACGCCCGCCGCGCCTCCCCTGCCGGCCAGCGCCGCCCGCGCCGCTCCGCCGCGccggcgcgcccacgccggcgagcccccgcccccgcgcgcccccCGCCCCCGAGCAGCCCCCAGCCCGGCCGCGCGGCTCCCcagcgcgcccacgccggcgagaCCGCGCCCCCGAGCACCCCGACGCCCGCTCCGCCGCGCCACCGGCGAGCCCCCGCCACCGCGTGCCCCCTCCCCCGAGCACCCCCCAGCCCGGCCGCGCGGCTCCCCGGCGCGCCCACGCCAGCGCGACCCCGCCCCCGAGCACCCCCAGCCCCGCGCGCGGCTCCTCGGCGCGCCCCCGCCCCCGAGGACcccccagccgcgccgcccggccacgcggctccccggcgcgcccacgccggcgagcCCCCGCCAGAGCACGCCCCCGCCCCCGAGCACCCCCAGCCCAGCCGCGCGGCTCCccggcgcgcccacgccggcgagcCCCCGCCACCGCGCGCCCCCACCCCCGAGTACCCCCCAacccggccgcgccgccgccgtcagcgctgcccgccgccgccgtccgcgcgtGCTGCCACCGCCGGCGCGCGCGGCTGTCCTCCCCTGCACGCGCCGGCCCCGTGCGCCCCTGCTCTTGCCGCCGgcttggaagaaggaggaggaagcagcagtaaggagaagaaggaagaagaaggaagaaaaaagaagagaaagaaagaaaaggaaaaggaagaaaaggagaaggaaaaaagagaagaaaaaggaagaaggaggaggagaggaaggaggaggagaaggggagagggggaggaagccgaggtagaggggaggaggaggtgcctcggccgtcttctccgtGTGCCCGTCCCGTCGACACACCTACCGTCACCGAACCGCCTACGAGCGTGGGCAAGGTATATCCACCCTTTCTCcgtttgtcggccttcgtgccgctgttcttatcggccttcgtgccgtttgtgattgtcggccttcgtgccgttgtttttttgcaggttttggaaacctccccgtgcaagggaggtgctgccgaaattttgaacttatagtGTCGTGTTTCTTCTTTCGTAGAGCAGGACCTATCGGAGGTGACCCGGAGGTCCCCGATCGTTTTTGTCGGCATCGCGGGTCTGCCTACActacgtcgcctcgccactgcgtcgactcgccactgcctcgctagcctgacttcaccgacaccctaggtataaatcatcTCTTTTTCCGCTTGTCTGTCatcgtagatcggtgtagcctagttaggcgtctcccgtccgaaagagatatctttggaggtatgcagatctttgcatatctgcaagcatttctgtttcggattgtccacgttttttggacagcccgcggatgcgtagatgggttagttttcatggtccGTTCCGGTCCGAgacggtgtttcggcatcaccccctgttgttctccggatacacactctcccttgcaggacgtgtatcgggagaacagcagggaggtgctgccgaaattccgtctcagataggagcggagcatggaaactaacctcatctatggatccacgggtgggattaggacctatcctcacctattagagagtagggacaccgcgtagatgcaattgatggtgactcatatgtgctgatacgtctgttaaaggatggaggaccgtgagtggatgtacacgctccggagagacgagcacgattacgacttgctgtttatagtcaaggtcgaagaattcttacagcatgcatttggtgagagtgccggaggccattctctagtggtttgtccgtgcagcggttgtgacaacagaagaaggaaagataggttaaccatgggtaaacatattgtgaagtttggatttactccgggctaccaccggtggatccaccatggtgaagccgatcgtatcagggaggaggtggtgagaccacggcttgaggctttcgatgatgatgccggggtagcagacatgctggatgacacgcaccaagctcagttcgctgaaggacgtgacaaggaggagatggaggctgccgcagatgccttctacctgatgttggactcggcacagagacCCCTTCATGATCATACTAATGTTTCTCAGTTGGACGCCATTggtcgcgtaatggggttgaaggccgagttaaacctaagtcgagaaggcttcgacaagatggtggccgtgtggagcgatatgctaccgaagacacacattatgccaaagaacttgtacgagtcagagaagcttcttcttgcacttaagatgccgtatgacaagatacatgtgtgtccgaaggggtgcgtcctatttaggaaagaacacgcggatgcaaagtactgcccgaagtgtaaatcctccaggtacgtggaggtagactcaggcgatggccagaggaggcagcttaagatccccatgagagtcctacgacaccttccgttcctgccgaggctccaacggctattcatgaccgaggaatccgcgaaacagatgacatggcacaaaaacggcacacgatacaatcctgagaagatggtacatccatccgatgctgatgcatggaagtacttcaatttgcagcatcctctcaaagcagaggaggctcataatgtacgtgtcgcgctggcaacagatgggttcaatccatatggcatgatggctgcaccatacacatgttggcccgtgttcgtcatccccctgaatctccccccccggtgtctcctttcaacgacataccGTGTTCCTGTCATTGATAatccctggacacccagggagtaatatgggtgtcttcatggagcctgtgatagatgagttgatcgatgcttgggtcaaaggggtgtggacatacgaccgagctacgaagactagcttcaaaatgcacgtctggtaccactactccctgcacgacttcctggcgtatgggttaatgtgcgcctggtgtgttcaggggaagttcccatgcccaatatgcaaggaagctgtgaggttcatatggttgaagaagggtggcaagtattcgtcgttcgacaaacatcgtcaattcctccctcttgaccatccattcagagaagacgtcaagagctttacgaaaggtgtcaaagcgatggaccctagaccgcacttgaggactggggcggaggttcgtgctcagatagatgctctcatgcccaacgaagatggtggtttcgtgggatatggtgagcaacatatgtggactcataagtccggcttgacgaggctcccctatttcgatgacctcctactgccccataacattgatgtcatgcacactgaaaagaatatcgccgaggcactttgggcaacgctcatggacactgacaagtctaaggacaaccctaaggctagagtggacctggcgacgttgtgcgataggccaaacctagagatgcggcctcctgcaataggaaagcagtggagaaggcctagggccccctatgtcttgaaaatcgatcaaaggagggaagtacttcgatggatcaagaatttaatgtaccctgatgggtatgcagcgaatctgagcaggggagtgaacttagagactctgcgagtcaacgggatgaagagtcatgactaccacatatggattgagcgcatacttccgtcgatggttcgaggctatgtccctgagcatgtctggctagtgctggcaaagttgagctacttctttcgccagctttgtgccaaggagctatcttcgaccatcattacagaattggaaactatggcacctgagttggtctgtgagcttgagaagatctttccacccggcttcttcttgccgatgcagcatctaattgtgcacctcccgaccgaggcacggttgggggggcccgtgcaggcccgttggtgctatccaatcgagcgatgtctaaagactcttcgcaagaaatgtacaaataaagccagaattgaggcttccattgcagaggcaagcattcgggaggaggttgcaaacttcacgacatcctactacaagccgaaccttcctagcaagcataatccaccccctcgttacaatgccggcgaagttgaatcgaccctcagccttttcaaatgccaactaggcagcgcaagtggatcgacccccAAGAGATTGGATCCAGAAGAGTGGCGTagaatcacgctatatgtgttcaccaaccttgtcgaggttgcgccattcattaagtaagttctcaacgaacttgtttcaatacgacgTCACTGTTCTGTatcgaaccccattgattctctttggtacagggaatttgttcgtcaagagtggcatcaatcaagggatcctacctcgcacgaacatgatacccttctttcagaggGTGCAGGAGCTGGGAGgcctgattttatttcttggttcaaacaaaaggtcgtACGTTCGTCGATATTCCTTACTAGCTTGTACGTTCCAATAGTATAACgatgtatcatgcttgagcttgcaggcgcaaaccaatgtgtccatgagtgacgagttgagacaggttgcaaacgtcttcaagttaagggtgaagtcatataccggttatgatgtgaacggatatcgcttccacacgtcAAGACACGAGCAGACTCGGCCCGGTCGGAAAACCACCAACAGCCAAGTTTTTACGCCGGGCACTAATGACGTCGAATACTACGGAATAATTGAGGAGATCTATGAACTTGAATATGAGGGTCgggtacctcttactcctgtcatattcaagtgccactggtttgatcctgcacgaacgagacggacccctcatcttgggctagtcgagattaggcatgattccgtctataaaggaaaagatgtctatattgtggctcaacaggccgtgcaggtgtatcatacgccatacgcgtgccaagacaaagaccatcttaagggttggtctattgtgcaccaggtatcttcgcacggtaaactacctgttccaaacgatgaagattacaccttcgacacaaacacatatgatggagagttctatcaagcagatgagctacaagggagctttgagatagtcttacccggtgTGACGAccgcaatggaagtagacaatgaaacggttgatgacgaggaccctggagatgtagtgctaaatccgaaggacattcaaatgcttgagcgattccatttaggcaaagacaatgaagaagacacaGAACCTTTGAATAGttttgcccatttggacaattttgacagtgatgatgagacctatgaccccaatcatgaagattattcctaaaccatgtaatactatgttttttattaaattttgttatgcttattcattttgaactatttgacatgtatgtactaacgcttgttgttcattctttgtacattgcaggtgacagaacaaagatggtgggcaaccGTTCACCGAGGCAGGTGCTCTCGGTGTACCAGAGGCTACGCCCTCCTGATGGAGGCGAGGGGACGTCTTCGCCCCCAGCGGCGAGAGCAGGCCCGGGTCGCCCCAgcacggggagggggagggggagggggaggggtcgGGGTCGCCCTAGGAGGGACCCGCCTCCTCCCCCGGCTCTCGACCAGCCGGAGGACCCGTCTCCTACCCCGGAGGAGCACGTGGCGGCCACGGGCACGACCACCGACACTCCGTCGGGGGACGAGGGGACTCAGCAGACGGAGGATAGTTCTGCTTTCTCGGCTCCCTACCTGCGAGGTCCCACAAGCCTTCCTCCGATTCCGCTTCCTGACCGACGCCCTATGGTTCGTCCTGTGGGaagaaggtaagtaactatagatgttatcactagtacttcatatgatacattgaaaatcaaaagagaaactgataatttttcgtaatcacttgtgcaggggctggctagttctgtcgggtgctcttgaccccccacgcacccccgctaccgtcctgggatgtctgtgcaggaaacacttccccggccttgtggacttgaaagaggggaggtgggagccggcctggtcgtgggacaggtacaagctcggctcggatgacgagcaggacaacaagcaggagcgggttttggcggacttttgggtaagtgtctcacaacatagctcaatacatctcctctattgcttaagtcttttattgaaataatgaatggatacatcgtgtttgtatgtagaggtacttcaaggccgaagaaggtagagagaccctggcggatcagacggcacacagagcctgtaagaagtacgtcggcgacatgattcacgaggcACGACTCCAGGCCCACGTCGACTACTAcaggtccatcaagaaagagcccctcaacaaaaccggcgcaagaaatgtggcgctgaccaaggagcagtaccttcaggtaggtgaataatattaattcattttgagatttagtaggtctagaattgatcttcttatatgtcaaacacttgatgatgtgtaggtgccggcctcgtggtgcatgtcgcatagatcggcatggtcgaggatcatggacaggtaccttgacccggcgtacatcgcaaagcacgagcaaggcaagcggaagcgggcactgaggaccgctccaactcaccaccaaggcagccgcaacctccccgcattcaagcgggcacttgtacgagatgtcatttatctattctaacgctcaattttgcctgatttctaatcatcttgccgtctttctcgcaggaggtggcacacccggacgtgccggtgtcggagtttggggcatgggctgtgtcccacatgggccGAGTGAAATCTGGTGTCGTCTTCAACCCGGATGCCCCTGTCCAGGCTTACTCTGACCCGAGCGTCcacgctaaggtcagagactacacggaggcggttagggcgcttcgtggctcagatcacaatctgagcactgagccccttgagacagaggtgatcgtgaggctggggcaaggcaggaagcacgggcggttgtggattgcagacggcgccgactcctcgagctctgcaccctctctctccgacgtgagggcacggagcacggccagaagccttcccatacgtgcacggcctactccaacactgtcgcgggtcgacgaacttcaggtaattctggtttcactcgtcgtacattgaatgttacacacattgatcagatttgcaatactgaaacatgtgattgaaacactgcaggccaagctggcagagacaagggagacgcaagcgcacctgaccgcagagctggaggccacgaagaagcagatggcggacatgtatcagatcatgcaaaccatcgggcaagcatcgggtgtccaagtgcagttgccagctccagctccggttcgacacttcactcctaTGAGTATAGaagtttaatgcgttcgtgccgttgggattgtcggccttcgtgccattgtgattttcggccttcgtgccgttgggattgtcggccttcgtgccgttgtgattgtcggccttcgtgccgttgtttcttgcaggttggaaacctccccgtgcaggggaggtgctgccgaaattttcaatttttagtctaacacatgcaatctcttctcttttgtgcagcctccgtcggcgggttcaaacaatcccgctagcGTGTCACCGACGGCTGATCAcgtcaacccttcgccgcagtccggtccttcaccgctgtccagggggccacacctgcagtttccgtcgccgcagtagagatgttgaactttgtgatgtcgaacttgtaataataaacttgtgatgttgaactttggtgaatttgtgatggatttattaaatatgcgtgtgcttgtgatatataatgcatgttggtgatatagaagtgatgattgatgtatatatatatatatatatatatatatatatatatatatatatatatatatatatatatattgtctgttacaatggaatgtaaaaaaaaattacaattctcggggtctttgccgagtgccatggacaaggcactcggcaaagttttttccaaaaaaattccagaaattctttgccgagtgcccgggcaggggcactcggcaaagtattttttaaaaaaaatccagaaattctttgccgagtgcctgggctggggcactcggcaaagtaatttttttaaaaaaataaaaaaaaactttgccgagtgcccgggcaggggcactcggcaaagtattttttaaaaaaaatccagaaattctttgccgagtgcctgggctggggcactcggcaaagtatttttttaaaaaaaataaaaaaaatttgccgagtgccttaacaggggcactcggcaaagtaatttttaaaaaaataattaa is part of the Miscanthus floridulus cultivar M001 chromosome 9, ASM1932011v1, whole genome shotgun sequence genome and encodes:
- the LOC136481638 gene encoding uncharacterized protein → MGRVKSGVVFNPDAPVQAYSDPSVHAKVRDYTEAVRALRGSDHNLSTEPLETEVIVRLGQGRKHGRLWIADGADSSSSAPSLSDVRARSTARSLPIRARPTPTLSRVDELQAKLAETRETQAHLTAELEATKKQMADMYQIMQTIGQASGVQVQLPAPAPVRHFTPMTSVGGFKQSR
- the LOC136479567 gene encoding uncharacterized protein; amino-acid sequence: MPTKTIGDLRVTSDSRRQEQGRTGPARAGEDSRARRRWQHARTAAAGSADGGGAAGLGGTRGWGRAVAGARRRGRAGEPRGWAGGARGRGRALAGARRRGRAGEPRGRAARLGGPRGRGRAEEPRAGLGVLGGGVALAWARRGAARPGWGVLGGGGTRWRGLAGGAAERASGCSGARSRRRGRAGEPRGRAGGCSGAGGARGRGLAGVGAPARRSGAGGAGRQGRRGGRRDRAGG